One segment of Triticum aestivum cultivar Chinese Spring chromosome 2A, IWGSC CS RefSeq v2.1, whole genome shotgun sequence DNA contains the following:
- the LOC123188955 gene encoding preprotein translocase subunit SECE1 codes for MATTSTTPFHRLLAPARSNPAARLSLYTRGPPTLSFSRSISVRRRLAAASKDTASDKGQEQESSTVAGGAAEPAEEETPPGEKTSDEVATELKEVMRARKEAEVAAGGGGWWAGVAQEMTEIEWPAPGKVLGTTGVVLGIIAGSTVALLSVNAILAELSDRVFVGRGLQDFF; via the coding sequence ATGGCGACCACGTCGACCACCCCGTTCCACCGTCTCCTCGCCCCGGCCCGGTCGAACCCCGCTGCGCGCCTCTCCCTCTACACCCGCGGCCCTCCCACGCTCTCCTTCTCCCGCTCCATCTCCGTCCGCCGACGTCTCGCTGCCGCATCCAAGGACACCGCCAGCGACAAGGGGCAAGAACAAGAATCGTCCACGGTAGCGGGCGGAGCCGCGGAGCCCGCAGAGGAGGAAACACCTCCGGGTGAAAAGACCTCAGATGAAGTGGCGACGGAGCTTAAGGAGGTGATGCGTGCGCGTAAGGAGGCGGAGGTCGCCGCAGGCGGCGGTGGGTGGTGGGCCGGGGTGGCGCAGGAGATGACGGAGATCGAGTGGCCGGCGCCGGGGAAGGTTCTGGGCACCACGGGGGTCGTCCTCGGGATCATCGCGGGATCCACGGTCGCCCTGCTCTCCGTGAACGCGATCCTCGCCGAGCTCTCCGACCGTGTCTTCGTTGGCCGGGGCCTTCAGGATTTCTTCTAA